Genomic segment of Arachis hypogaea cultivar Tifrunner chromosome 16, arahy.Tifrunner.gnm2.J5K5, whole genome shotgun sequence:
TTCGAGAAACGGCAGCGTCACCAAAAACGATTGAAGATGGTTTGGAAGAAGCGGATCGGTCAACGAGGCAGTAAGAGAATTTCTGGTTGAACCGGCGTCCGGTTTGAGCTGGGAATGATAACCTTCCACGACCCAGGCCCAAGAGGCCAGCGGCACCGACGAATAAACCCTCGTTGTCGTGACCACACCCGAGTGCCACGCGCGCAACCCTCCTCCTTCGAAATGTGAGCGTTTCGGTGGAGAAATCACCGAATGTGAAGGAACCGTCGCCGTAGGAGACCTGATACTGGCAGACCTTGTTCCGGTTGCATCCCGGAGAGTCAAGGCGGCGGCAGAGAGGGGCGCCACAGGGGATTTTCGCGAAGGTGCGGGATTTAGATGGGTCGAAAACTGGATCGGCTTCTTGGTAGCATTTTCTGCATGGCGCGCACTGAAGCCAAACGACGTCGCTTCCGGTGTCAAGCACCATGTACACGTACCTGGCTGGGGTCCCAACACCGAGGCGCGTGAAGTACTCGCCACTTCCTTGAGCTAGACCAGAGATGACTGAGCTGCTGAAACCCGGAACGGATCTGGGAGAACGGGGCCCGGCACGGGTCCGGTTGGTAGCTGCGGCAATGGAGGTCAGGGCGTGGACCCTGGCGGCGTCTCGTTGGAGCCTTAGGTTGAAGAGCTGGTGTGGTGTTGTGTTAGTGGAAAGAGCGTCTATGTGGTGGAGTTGCAGGGAGAAGATGGCGGTGGATTCCGCTTCGGATTCGGCTGGGTCGAAATCGGAGATGGATTTGGATTCGGACTCGGGCCATGAGAGGATGGGTGGGTGAGGGAGAGTGTTGACGGTTAGTGTTTGTGTTTGGAAGTTAGAAGTGGCTGCTGCTGCGGCAGCTGCGGAGAGTGAGAGGAAGAAGGCCAGGAATGAGAGCAGGGCCGCCTTGTTGGGTTTTGCTTCTTCCATTGTTGCAAGGAAAGAGAAAGAGGAGTGAAGAAAGAGAGTGTGAAAAAGGAGTAAGAGGGATAGAATTATAAATAGCAAGAATAAGAATAGTGAGTTTGTGTAAAGGCGGTGGGTGGTGAGTGGGCTCTTTTAGTTACCGGTGCAATTTCATTTGCCAAAAAGCGGAGCCTAATAATGATGATAGTTGGGTTGGCCATGACTCATGACTCATGAAACCAAACCAATATCAATATGCTACTTTTCCACGGTAATCAcctccttttactgcttttgttTGGTTGCTACAATGCTACCCAAACAGTTGAGTCTGAATCACAGTGGCCAGCCTTATTAAAGACACCAACTATCTTAGGTGGATCAATTGTCTGACTAGTGCGTTAAAAACTCAAAGTaggattattttattattttgttcaaGTGAATAGTTATTTAACTCTGAAAATAGTTTGTGAGAACTGAACTAAAATCATTTGCATAGCCGCCCCTACTGTGAATAAGTGACAGAAAAACTAAAATACTTCTACATGGAAGAAATGTCGACTTTTGTAGTGAAAACTGGGTTTGTATCGAAGTGTTATTGATGATAATTATGTGATAGACGTGCATAGAAAAACATCGCTTGGGAAATAACTAAGTCGGTCGCCAAATTCTAAGCGCAACATGCTTCAATGTGAACGTTTATAAACATCTACCTAAAACTCGTGATTAAATGCAGATGATGCTGCTGATTATTCTAACAGTGCACATGGAGTGCTGCACATGATATCCCGCAATCTATGCGAATGGCAATAGACAAAACGCGTTAAAGAGTAGCTTCGTTTCGAAATATCCTTCTATTATATAGCACACAGGTCACGATAATTATATTGCCTTTTCAAATTGAATGTCACTTTATTTCCTTGAACCTTGCTTCATGTCAACAATAGACACATAAACAAAGGAAATCCCATATGTATCATGCAATTCTTTGTCCCTCTCCTACATCCCGTTACCATCTTCTGCTCCTCATTTACTGAATGTTGTAATATGAGCTTAGATTTGACAAAGAAATCCCTTTTTTGCTAAATTTAGGAGttacttaaataaaatttgtaaaaaagttttgaaaacatGATGTTATTATCATCCTCTTATTTCAAGTTCTCAACATCTTGAGTTTGTCATTTTGATGGGAGACAGAGAGAATTGTATTTACAGGACTTTGAGTATCAAGTTAACATGGATTACTAGAGGTACTAAATTAGAGATTATAACTAAGTGCATGTATTTAGAATAGTACATGTGTGACAAAATTATGATGTTATGAACTCTTCTCCTTATGTCATTCCAAAAttataaattatctttttaatttagttGATTTAGGAAAATTAATTGCTCTTCACATGAGTTGCTTAATACTTTGTTGCAGTATCATATTTCGAGTCACATTTCTTTAGATATATATCTAATCAATATTATAACCTCATTTTTTAAGAGAGAATAATAGTTATAATATAGCTATTAAACTCATAAAATGAGTTAttagatattttattaattgatgAGAAATTATTGTCATCTTTATGACATCTTCTATGGAATCTTCTTGAAATTCGAGATAAGAGTAAACTATTAAAATAGTACTCTAAAGTTTGTATCGCTGAAaaaatgaattccaaaatatGCTAACAACAAAGAAGCTGCTGAAAGATTTTAAAACACGACAAAAagaactaaatattaaatatatattctaaaaaacgATTTTAGATAtcaaattttgatacaatttttttttattagaaaaataaaaaattttcattcttaaaatttgatattttttgtcaagtgaatttttaaaaaaatattattgtgaaTGAtcacatttttttgaaaaataaaatgaaaaatttagaaatcaaattttgcttcgaatttttttgtgcatcttctaaatatttattccaatattaccacaaaattttaaatttgatgaatAAATTGTTTATTAAATgtgaaatttttttgttaattataaaaaACATAATGTTTATTGATTCTTTTTGTCATATTTTCAAATCATTTAGAGGATATTTTGTCGATAACATCTTTTAGAGACTTTTTGTCAATAGCTAAATTTTTGGATATCGAATTGATAATTAACCCTTCGAAATAATTATCgaaattggttttttttttcatatatatactcTTAAACCCAATTTTTAGTAATAATGAGTTTAGAAAAATATTCTAGAATAACCTTGTATAACAAAAAATGATTCCAATTGTTGATTGGATGTGAATTATTGATGCCAATCATTATTATTTGGGACCCTAAAAAAGGATAATTAGGTAATAATTAGTTAGTGAATTATTAGCGACAGAAATAAGAATGTAAATAAGAGATTACCCTATTGTAATAGAGAAATTAAGAATGGAATTGAGTTAATTTACATTCATTTGAATCTCTCTCCTTTAGATTTGAAGAACAAGGCATTCATTGGTATCCTCTTAGAATTCATCCAATGTTAATCAAATCAATCTTTCAGTCACAATTTCTCATATACTATTGAATTAGTTGTTCGATTCTCTTTCATTTTACTTCTTTTACTATTCTCTTGATTTCTTTGAGATCCATTGATAGGTCTAAAATCCATGGATGCTTAATGAGACTGAAACATGTGAGGCAGGGACTTGAAAGCTCAAGTTTAGCTTTTACCAACGAAATGAGACATAATAAGCGGTATATTGATGAGGCAATTCAAGCTAATCATAGTTGATACTTGGAAATGGAtcctatcaattttttttaacaatagagggagtaaaatatgatctctcattattaattattataagtaAGACCAAGAAAAAATATAAGAGAGAGTGCATTGAAGGGTTATAAGTCATACTTTActccttcaatttttttcaacaatTGAGAGGATTCATTCCCGTTCATACTTCATAGCAGATAGAGCATTTATTAGTATTTAACTTTTCGTTTCAGcatttgatatatttttctttttgcataTGTTAAAAAGCAATTGCTATTTATTGTGTGTGTAAAATCTGATTTAATAATTAAGCTTTTTTATAcataatatgatttatttttttattttctaattaacgTGAGCACCCATCTAATAAAGTGGATAAAAtctgtacctaataaaacacgattcaatcaacaaaaataataagaaagaaGGATAAATAGATTACTGACTTTTTGTCTCacagatatttttgtttttaactatttgaaaatacttttaaatttctaacctcttttttttTCACGGTATCTCCCAATTCGACAAGTTAAAAACTAATCCGTCACGAATAGGAAATTCATTTAAGGGTCTGTCACTAGCCAATAAGTTGTTGCAAGACCCTAACCTATTTAAAAGTTGGACATCTGAATTCTTCTATTTATATAGATCCATCAGACCTAATGAAGAAAATCTGACGTAATTCTCGTTGTGTTGACCTAGAAGTTACAGATACACATATGAAGGTGTCCCACAAAACCTTAGCAACAATGGTGGTAGCTTTCGCATCAGAAACAGAAGCCTCCCTAACCCTAACGAGAATTTCTGCTTAAATGTCCTCTTCTCTCTGCTTCAATCCTTTTCTAGCCTCCAACATAAATGCAAACTTCACTACGTAGCTTGCTAAAGGGTGTCCCTCCAAGAATCTCTTCTGCTTCTTTCCGTTTCCAACTTCTCTATCTTCATCACAATCATTCtcatcttcctctttcttcttctcgtAATCTAAATTGATCAAATTTCTGCTAAGCTCTGACCTTGGTAGCTTCCCAAGCTTCTCTACTAAAGCCTCCTTAAGCATGGCCTTTACCACTTCCTTCCTCCCAAAGTACCCAAACTCAAGCACGCAACCCATCCCTAAAACCTTTATTTCCAACTCCTGACAATCCAAAAAACCAACAATGTTCGAAATCTCACCATTTGATTCAATTTCATCCACAAACGACAACTTGATTGACCTTATTAGAAAATACAAAATCTCAATCGAACGCAGCGAGCCCATACCTACCAGAGCTTGAACGGTAGCGCTCATGAAAACTTGCCCGATGAACATGTCCTTCTTAAATCGAATCAGCGCTGCCACAGCCAGCCCTACATGCTCCCAAACATTGAGGGAGCACTTACTGTCGAAGAGAACCGATTCGAGTGAAGAGAAGATCTTATTCTTGAGAACTAGGACCTGCAAGACGCTGTTGAAATCCTCAGAGAGGCGTTGATGGAACTGAGTCAACTGAGTGATTAAGTTATCAGGGGCAAGATGGTCATTTAGGTGACAGGAGAGGAAGTGGATTCTCTTGTGGCCAATCCATGCTTGGATTTCAGACTCAATGGAGTTGGGAAGCTTGGAGATGGAGTGAGTGGAGAGTCGTCGAGAGACGAAGGAATAGAGGGAGCAAGGGCGGTGGCAGGAAATGGTGGAGATAATGTGGTCGAAGGGGTGCTTGAGGCGGGAAAGATGGTAGGAGAGAGTGGAGAGGTTTGGGTCGTTGGAGAGTATTGTATCAGACTCAGTGTGAAGCTCGAGGAGCTCTGTAATGGCGAGTGATTTGTTATCGTGGTTGTATTGAAGGTCTTgtgatgtgatgagcggatattttatacacttttttagagaaatttcatgtagtttttagtatgttttagttagtttttagtatatttttattaatttcaaggaaaatttcatatttctggactttactatgagtttgtgtatttttctgtgatttcaggtattttctggctgaaattgaaggagctgagcaaaaatctgattcaggctgaaaaagaggTAAGCATCAAAGTGGTCCCCGAAGTTATCCTCGAggatcaaagtaatccctgaagttAAAAATTTGTCTAGATCGTCCCTGAAGTTGATCTCCGGTACTCATAGTGGTCCTTCCGGTGAATTTCGTCCAGCTGGCACAACCGGAAAGCTGACCTGACGTCGTTGGTGACACGTTAGCAGCCCAACGGCTAGCTGACGTGGCCTAGTAAACATTTTGGAGTCAATTTGGTCcctaattttagtttaaaaacccTAACCCTCAAATTGACTCTGTTCTCCTTTCTTCTCCTCTGGAAGCAAGATGCAGCTTCCACTAAAAGCCTAGCCTTTGATGGCTGCTTCATAACTTTGTATAACGTTGAGTTGGATACAAATAATAGAACCCACTTAACTCTTTCTCAAGATGTTAAACGAGCAGTTCCTACTTCATGGAACCCTGCTGCCCTTGCTGAGTAAGTACAATTCTCCTTCTTCTTGCTCCCCCCTCAATTTTCTATTATTGTtgctattgttgttattgttctcTATACGGGTAATATAAAGTTGTTATTGTTAAGATAATGGAATCTATTTGACTAAAATGTTGTTTGCAGCCACACTTCCTCGCTAGCAGAAAtcgaaatatataaattttaaaagacaaCATATCTTTGGTTCAATAATCATGGAAGTAGCAGTAGCACTTTGATGCCCTCACGAGTTAAAGTTCTAAGACTCTAAAACCAGATGATTTTGATTTCCAAGACTGACAACTTATAATAATATGGAAGATTTATATTTGTGAAAGGGACTAGGGAGGAATAAACAAATGATGAATTTATGAATAAACTCTTATTAGATGTCCTGATTTATTAGTAACTGTGGCCTTCTACAAGTTGCcgattttgatgatgaacaatgaTTAATTTGTGTAATGTATTCATTTATAAACAAGAATCTAATTTGGAAACATGTCTTAGCTTTCTTTTTCTTGAACTTTCCTGTTGATTTTATATAAAGCAGATTCTGTCTGTCAATTAGCTACCTTGAAAGTTATCATTCTTTCCTCTTCAATATATTGGGCAAGCTGATTCCTGTTTTGTGATTCCACATGAAATTTTTAACTGTATTTGTGCTTAATTGAACAGCCTCAGTTTGTGTTCTTTGTTGCCTTGAACCTGGGTGTGCACTAAGTCAGACATGATTTTTCAGGTTCATTCAGAAATATGGTACTCATATAGTGGTTGGCATAAAAATGGGAGGAATGGATGTGGTTCACATTAAGCAGTTAAAAACTTCAGATGCTGGCCCCAATGAGATGGAGACATTGCTTCAGCAACTAGCTAATGAGAGATTTTCGGAAGATTTAAATAGAAGTTCTAATGGAAAAACTGTTAAAATATCAGGAAAACTACAGGTGCAGAGGATCAAATGTGTTATTCTTGCCATTTGTTTTGTTAATTAACAGTAGGGTCATTCTGAGAGTTGTCAAATTTACTAGTCCGCGGTAGGCTCTACTCTCTAAAAAGTAAATTCAGAAAGGTCCACTAGTGACAATGTTTTTTGTTATCCCACAACATAAACCAGTTCTTCCATTTTACTTCCAACATTAGTTTTTTTTGCTGGTTTGAATTTTAGTGACTAATCTCTTTCAGAGATATTTTGTGACATGAAGACACCTTTTGCCTGATCAACCAACTTATCTTGGTCACATCCTTGGTTTGAAATTCTTTAGTGAGATGTCCTTGAGTGGTATAATTTGTTACTGGAAACTATGTCACCAACATAGCATAGAATAGTTGTAGTCTGAATTTGTTTCTGTTTAGGTATGTAATATAGTCAGTGTTTTCATAAATCTACTTTATCAAATTTTAGGCGACCTTTTCAATCAATAAAGCAATCAATTTGACATAATTGTATTTGTAGTTGTATCCCATGTAAAGTTTCCTTGTGTTGATCATTTATGAAAAGAAGCAAAAGTTACTGGAATGACAAGTCTGCTTGAACAATTAACCGCtttttggttaaaataataatgtGATTAAACAATACCATTTTAAAATATGCAAGGAAGTCTAAGTTCTCAACTGTCTCATTTGGTTGCAGGATGATCAGTATATGCCCTGCCCTGGGAACAGCATTTAGCTCTCGCTGCTTCTGTTCGACCAAATGTAACAAGCCACTCCAACAATGAGGTTAGTGTTATATTTATGACAGTTTGAAAATGGTTTCTTTGCGCACAGTATAATCACCTTGTATCTTCTTACACTAAACTACTTTGGTTATTAAAATTTCTATTCAAACAGGACATCATAAGCATCTCAGTTCGAAGGGGAGGTATTGTTGGCATTGGGCAACACAGATATCGACAATATCTGAGTCACCTAATGTCATATCAATGTCATTAGTGCCTATTACATCATTATTGCCTTCTGATCGAGGCTATGGATTTCTAAGGCATGCGGTGAAAAGGAGAAGAAAGGAGAACAGAGTCAATTTGGGGGTTAgggtttttaaactaaaattaggGACCAAATTGACTCCAAAATGTTTACTAGGCCATGTCAGCTAGCCGTTGGGCTGCTAACGTGTCACCAACGACGCCAGGTCAGCTTTCCGGTTGTGCCAGCTGGACGAAATTCACCGGAAGGACCACTATGAGTACCGGAGATCAACTTCAGGGACGATCTAGACAAATTTTTaacttcagggattactttgatccTCGAGGATAACTTCGGGGACCACTTTGATGCTTACctcggctgaaaaaggactgcagatgttgttggattctgacctccctgcactcaaaatggattttctggagttacagaagtccaaatggtatgctcttaattgcgttggaaagtagacatccagggctttccagaaatatataatagtccatactttgctcaaggataaatgacataaactggcgttcaacgccagttccatgttgcattctggcgttaaacgccagaaacaggttacaacctggcgtttaactccagaaacagcctaggcacgtgtaaagctcaagtctcagccccagcacatatcaagtgggccccagaagtggatttctgcactatctatcatagcttattcattttctgtaaacctaggttactagtttagtatttaaacaacttttagagatttattttgtatctcatgacatttttagatctgaactttgtactctttgacggcatgagtctctaaactccattgttggaggtgaggagctctgctatgtctcgatgaattaatgcaattatttctgttttctattcaaacacgcttgtttctatctaagatgttcattcgcacttcaatatgatgaatgtgatgatccgtgacactcatcaccattcttaatctatgaacgcgtgcatgACAACCACTCCTATTccaccttcgattgaatgagtatctcttggattccttaatcagaatcttcgtggtataagctagaatccattggcagcactcttgagaatccggaaagtctaaaccttgtctgtggtatttcgagtaggattcagggattgaatgactgtgacgagcttcaaactcacaagggttgggcgtagtgacagacgcaaaaggatcaatggatcctattccagcatgagtgagaaccgacagatgattagccgtgcggtgacagcgcacctggaccattttcactgagaggacggatggtagccattgacaacggtgatccaccaacacacagcttgccataggaggaaccttgcgtgcgtgaagaagaagacagggggaaagcagagattcagaagacaaagcatctctaaaactccaacatattctccattactgcataacaagtatttatttcatgttcctttatttttggcaattcaaactgataatcataattaatctcctgactaagatttacaaggtaaccatagattgcttcaagccaacaatctccgtgggatcgacccttactcacgtaaggtattacttggatgacccagtgcacttgctggttagttgtgcggagttgtgaaaagtgtgaatcacaattttgtgcaccaagtgtttggcaccgttgccggggattgtttgacggtttattttgttgcttagattaggaaattttttttttggtttagagtcttctattattgtttttggttgaatttttttttaaatccttattttctctttttaattgttttcgaaaatttttataagctaaaaattgagtttttctgtttgagtttagtttcatattttaagtttggtgtcaatttcatgtttttattttcttttaaattttcaaatttgtgttcattgttctttcctaatcttcaagttattcttgtttattttccttgtttgatctttagtttttcttgttctgtgtcttttcttgtttttcttgtgctttttcaaaatatcagttttcaaaaaaatctttatttattaaataccttattacAACATGTTAATATTATAGCTCAATTGgatagagcgttgtgcttatgttcttggtaattggctatcttctttttaaaatttcttcaaaaataatttttctttgaataaatctggtgccaaactttaagtttggtgttttcttattgatttttctttagttttcgaaaattttattttggttttctaaaaattttaagtttagtgttctatcttcatgttcttgttgttcttgtgagtcttcaaggtgttcttaagtcttccttgtgttttgatcttaaaatttttaagtttggtgttccttagtgtttttcctccaaaattttcgaaaataaggagcattggatctaaaaattttaagttttgtgtctttttattatttttctctttcctcattgaattcaaaaatatctttttcctttattttaattgattttttgaaaattacctttaaaaattcatatttttattttaaaaatcaaatcttttcaaaatttaaaatcttattcaaaaatcatattaaaaaattttcaaatcttttcaattaactagtcaattcaacattcaaaattttttttattttcttttccttttaatttttgaaatctatactttattttctaattattttactttattttatttcatttttttcggatatttttaattaaataaaacaatatatatatatatatatatatatatatatatatatatatatatatatatatatgttacttgcaattcacatccctttctccgtcatggatctaagtggaaatgaacagtccagaaggactctggggtcatatgctaaccccactactactgcatatggg
This window contains:
- the LOC140180051 gene encoding MACPF domain-containing protein NSL1-like — its product is MSFLNRISAATASPTCSQTLREHLLSKRTDSSEEKILFLRTRTCKTLLNGVGKLGDGVSGESSRDEGIEGARAVAGNGGDNVVEGVLEAGKMQDAASTKSLAFDGCFITLYNVELDTNNRTHLTLSQDVKRAVPTSWNPAALAEFIQKYGTHIVVGIKMGGMDVVHIKQLKTSDAGPNEMETLLQQLANERFSEDLNRSSNGKTVKISGKLQDDQYMPCPGNSI
- the LOC112758455 gene encoding aspartyl protease family protein 2, which translates into the protein MEEAKPNKAALLSFLAFFLSLSAAAAAAATSNFQTQTLTVNTLPHPPILSWPESESKSISDFDPAESEAESTAIFSLQLHHIDALSTNTTPHQLFNLRLQRDAARVHALTSIAAATNRTRAGPRSPRSVPGFSSSVISGLAQGSGEYFTRLGVGTPARYVYMVLDTGSDVVWLQCAPCRKCYQEADPVFDPSKSRTFAKIPCGAPLCRRLDSPGCNRNKVCQYQVSYGDGSFTFGDFSTETLTFRRRRVARVALGCGHDNEGLFVGAAGLLGLGRGRLSFPAQTGRRFNQKFSYCLVDRSASSKPSSIVFGDAAVSRTARFTPLLKNPKLDTFYYVELIGISVGGTAVRGVSASLFRIDATGNGGVIIDSGTSVTRLTRPAYIALRDAYRAGASHLKRAPEFSLFDTCYDLSGQTSVQVPKVVLHFRGADVSLPASNYMIPVDNSGSFCFAFAGTMSGLSIIGNIQQQGFRVVYDLAGSRVGFAERGCE